In the genome of Acidimicrobiia bacterium, the window CCGTTCGGATCGGGAGGTCGGCGCCAAGTTGTTCCGTGGTCTTGGCGACGGAACGAGACTTGCGATTCTGCAGATACTGGCGTCGGGTGAACATCGTGTCGCCGACCTGGTAGAAGCGTTGGGCTCCTCCCAGTCCAATGTCTCAGCCCATCTGGCCTGCCTGAAGCGCTGTGGCCTCGTCGAGGACCGCCCCGAGGGGAGGGCGGTCTTCTACAAGATCGCCTCCAATCGCGTGTTTCCGCTCCTCGAAGCAGCCGAGTTGTTGCTGGCTGATGTTGGCCAACAGGTCGACCTGTGCCCGGTTCACGCGCCCGGCGGCAACGGAGCATGACGGCTCCAGCCATCGGTGATCTGCGCCGCCGCGGACTTCGGCTCGAGTACCTGACCATCGGATGGAACATCGTCGAAGCGGTGATCGCCGTCGCCGCCGGGGTGGCGGCGAGCTCGATCGCCTTGATTGGATTCGGGTTCGATTCGACCATCGAGGTGGCTGCAGCTTCCGTCGTGGTGTGGCAGTTCCGCTCCGAAGTGCGCGGAGGAGTCGACGAGGATCGCGAGCACCGAGCCCTGAAGATGATCGCAGTCACCTTCTTCGCCCTCACCGCCTATGTCGCCCTCGAAG includes:
- a CDS encoding metalloregulator ArsR/SmtB family transcription factor; the encoded protein is MAIHVEDRSDREVGAKLFRGLGDGTRLAILQILASGEHRVADLVEALGSSQSNVSAHLACLKRCGLVEDRPEGRAVFYKIASNRVFPLLEAAELLLADVGQQVDLCPVHAPGGNGA